From the Streptomyces sp. Tu 2975 genome, one window contains:
- a CDS encoding YciI family protein, translated as MKYMMLINSGAIDANGGAAECTVEDWMTYDKAVRDAGILVSGESLADLVTATKVQVGADGERTVTDGPFAETREVLGGFYVIDVPDLDIALDWAARCPGARGSGSVVVRPVADFGA; from the coding sequence ATGAAGTACATGATGCTGATCAACAGCGGCGCGATCGACGCGAACGGCGGGGCCGCCGAATGCACCGTCGAGGACTGGATGACCTACGACAAGGCCGTACGCGACGCCGGCATCCTCGTCTCGGGCGAGTCGCTGGCCGACCTGGTCACCGCCACCAAGGTCCAGGTCGGCGCCGACGGCGAACGGACCGTCACCGACGGGCCGTTCGCCGAGACCCGTGAAGTCCTCGGCGGCTTCTACGTCATCGACGTGCCGGACCTCGACATCGCCCTCGACTGGGCCGCCCGCTGCCCCGGCGCACGCGGCAGCGGCTCGGTCGTGGTGCGGCCGGTCGCCGACTTCGGGGCCTGA